A portion of the Macaca mulatta isolate MMU2019108-1 chromosome 2, T2T-MMU8v2.0, whole genome shotgun sequence genome contains these proteins:
- the LOC704951 gene encoding intraflagellar transport protein 122 homolog isoform X2, whose product MFATQYLFPQLHKGLTNGPGTPYCLPELGRKDSSVSTVVPSSSSTRKKGLSASISVLDLGNKILKIFVDNLFAIILLKQATAVRCLDMSASRKKLAVVDENDTCLVYDIDTKELLFQELNANSVAWNTRCEDMLCFSGGGYLNIKASTFPVHQQKLQGFMVGYNGSKIFCLHVFISAVEVLQVTGSACPLSVLARLTRPGKPGPLLVLWGE is encoded by the exons ATGTTTGCCACACAGTATTTGTTTCCTCAGCTCCACAAAGGTCTGACAAATG GACCAGGAACACCGTATTGCCTGCCAGAGCTTGGAAGGAAGGACTCTTCTGTCTCTACAGTTGTGCCATCTTCCTCCAGCACCAGGAAGAAGGGCTTGTCTGCCAGTATCAGTGTCCTGGACCTGGGGAATAAG ATCCTGAAGATCTTCGTGGACAATCTCTTTGCTATCATCCTGCTGAAGCAGGCCACAGCCGTGCGCTGCTTGGACATGAGTGCCTCCCGTAAGAAGCTGGCCGTGGTAGATGAAAACGACACTTGCCTGGTGTATGACATCGACACCAAGGAGCTGCTTTTTCAG GAACTAAATGCCAACAGTGTGGCCTGGAACACCCGGTGTGAGGACATGCTCTGCTTCTCGGGAGGAGGCTACCTCAACATCAAAGCCAGCACCTTCCCTGTGCACCAGCAGAAACTGCAGGGCTTTATGGTCGGCTACAATGGTTCCAAGATCTTCTGCCTCCACGTCTTCATTTCTGCTGTAGAGGTGCTACAGGTAACTGGGAGTGCCTGTCCACTCTCAGTGCTGGCAAGGCTGACAAGACCAGGGAAGCCAGGCCCCTTGCTGGTGCTTTGGGGAGAGTAG
- the LOC704951 gene encoding intraflagellar transport protein 122 homolog isoform X1, with protein MFATQYLFPQLHKGLTNGPGTPYCLPELGRKDSSVSTVVPSSSSTRKKGLSASISVLDLGNKILKIFVDNLFAIILLKQATAVRCLDMSASRKKLAVVDENDTCLVYDIDTKELLFQELNANSVAWNTRCEDMLCFSGGGYLNIKASTFPVHQQKLQGFMVGYNGSKIFCLHVFISAVEVLQLAETSSPGQVDQPASPRPSEPADPMTGPRYQ; from the exons ATGTTTGCCACACAGTATTTGTTTCCTCAGCTCCACAAAGGTCTGACAAATG GACCAGGAACACCGTATTGCCTGCCAGAGCTTGGAAGGAAGGACTCTTCTGTCTCTACAGTTGTGCCATCTTCCTCCAGCACCAGGAAGAAGGGCTTGTCTGCCAGTATCAGTGTCCTGGACCTGGGGAATAAG ATCCTGAAGATCTTCGTGGACAATCTCTTTGCTATCATCCTGCTGAAGCAGGCCACAGCCGTGCGCTGCTTGGACATGAGTGCCTCCCGTAAGAAGCTGGCCGTGGTAGATGAAAACGACACTTGCCTGGTGTATGACATCGACACCAAGGAGCTGCTTTTTCAG GAACTAAATGCCAACAGTGTGGCCTGGAACACCCGGTGTGAGGACATGCTCTGCTTCTCGGGAGGAGGCTACCTCAACATCAAAGCCAGCACCTTCCCTGTGCACCAGCAGAAACTGCAGGGCTTTATGGTCGGCTACAATGGTTCCAAGATCTTCTGCCTCCACGTCTTCATTTCTGCTGTAGAGGTGCTACAG TTGGCTGAAACCAGCAGCCCAGGACAAGTGGACCAGCCAGCAAGTCCCAGACCATCCGAACCGGCTGATCCTATGACAGGACCGAGGTACCAGTGA